A window of Loxodonta africana isolate mLoxAfr1 chromosome 3, mLoxAfr1.hap2, whole genome shotgun sequence genomic DNA:
GATGCTGTGGCTGGTTCTGTGACCCCCGTTCTGTGTGAGGTGTGACTCTCAAGTGTATTGGCAGCCCTGAGTCTACATCCCTGACCCTGGCGCAGTGAGCGCTTGTGTGGGGCTGTATGTGGGGCTGTGAAGTGTGTGGCGGGTTTTCTGGTGTGCCCCTGTGACTATGTACGTGGGTGTCTGTGACAGGTCGTGTGcacgttgtgtgtgtgtgcttgtgtgcatTTACGTGTGTTGTGGGTGTTGGGCACCTGTCTGAATGAGCAAGCTTGTCTTGTTCACCACAGGGCTGGCACCCAGCGCAGCCCCTGGAGCCCAGCAGGCTCTCCATCAGCATGGTGGGATGGATGAATTGTGTAccattgtgtgcatgtgagtgtgagtCTGTGGTCTTTGGGAGGGATGCTGTGGCTGAATTTTGTACCCTGGGACTTCTGCCCTGAGTAGTTGTGTCTCTGGGAAGGTGAGGGAACTGTGCCTGGGTGGGCATCTGGGGCTTCTGGTGACCCTCACCCCACATGTCACACTGCATAGCCAGCCGCGTGGATGGGGCGCTGGACCCAGAGTGCCAACTCTCgccttcctgggcctcagtttctgcagCCCTGCAATGGGGGTGACCATCCCTGGCCCGCTGGCCGCTAGGGGCGGCTGTGAGTCTGTGGGCGTGGCCGCGGCCTGTGGGAAGCCATAGGACGCTTTCACAGGTGAGGTCAGGCTGGGAGAATGGGTGTAAGCCAGTGTGACTGGAGCGCTGGGGACTGAGGTTaggctgggggggagggggagaacaCGGGCTAACCCCCGCAAGACAAAGGGAGGCAGACGGGGCTGAgaagaggggtgggagggagagaggaagaggcagCTGGGAGAGAAGGAGGGCCTGGCCATCAGCCCGCACCAGACACACAcagatggggtgggggagagtGGCCCCTGCGGATATCGTGGGGGAGGGGATGAGGcaggagctgggggaggggagtgtGGAGCATGGGACCTCATGTAAAGCATGTGGGGGAAGAGGTTGGGGTCACCTAATTGCTGATGTGGTTGGGGACCCTTCTAAGCGCTCTGGGGGAGGGATCCCCATAAAGCTGGAGGAGTCCCTTCTAAAGGCCAAGGGGGGCGGGGTCCCGATTGGGGGTAGTGGAGGGAGAGCTCCTAAAAGGCGTGGGATCGGAATCTTCTATGTGGGTTATAGGGTTAAGAAACCACTATAGAATCTCTGGAGTCCCGGACAGAGGCAAAGCGGGCTATCAAGGGAGGCAGGTGCCTCCCCTGGCCAGGGTCAGGGGCCAAAGGGGTGGGACTAGATATGCAGAGGCATAGCCAGAAGGCTCTGGAGGCGGAGCCAGACTCGGGGGAGGGGCCTGGATCCCGGTGACCCTCCCCCCGCGGCCCGCCTGGGCGGTCCCACCCCTTCCCACCTCCGCAGGGCCACCCTTCACCATGGCGGGAGGGAGACCTCAGCTGAAGAGGAGTTTCTCCATCATTCCTTGCTTTGTCTTCGTGGAGGTGAGGACCCCCATCCTTCCCCAGCGACCCCTCTCCAGCCCCTCCTGAGGGGTGCCCCTGCCTTCCTATCTCTGTCTCTGCCATGTCTCTCATCCTCAGTCACCCTCATCCTTGCCAGATCTCTCCCTGTACCTGTTTTGCCATCTCCCTGGCACCAGTCCTGTCTCTCCCTGATCTTTCACTCCCTATCTCCCTTGCTGTCTCTTCTCTTGAGAAGTGGTGATGAACTTGGGCTGAGTTCCAATGCCGCTCTGCCTTTCCTTTCTTCAGGACCCTGAGCTCCTCTCATACTctcctgagcttcagtttcctcgcCTGTAGAATGGGCATAATATAACCCTCTTTCTTAGTTTTTTGTCTTAGGGCTATtaaccccactgccgttgagtcgattctaactcattgcaaccctagaggacagagtagaaccgccccatagggtttccaaggagtgcctggtagatttgaactgccaacctttttgttagcagatgagcttttaactactgcgccaccaggactctctTAGGGCTGTCGTAGTGCTGCTGTTACTACTTCTGAGCCCAGACCACACTCTCTCCCCCATCCTATCTCTTTGTTTCTCCCAAGCCTTGACCTTTCTCTCTCCCGCTTCCCCATCTCTCTTTGCCCCTATTAGTCTATGCCTTTTTCTCTACCTCAGTCTTAATACGTCTCTGCCGCTTATGCCTGTCTCCGTCTCCCAGTTTCTGTCCCTGTTCTCTCTCCatttctgtgtctctgtctccctTGCCTCAGCTCAGGCCCTGAacctctctcttctctccccatTCTCCCCTCTCTGGTTGACCTGAAGTCGGTGCTGCTGGGGATCGTGGTCCTGCTTGCTTACCGCCTGGAGTTCACAGACACCTTCCCCGTGCACACCCAGGGATTCTTCTGCTATGACAGTACCTATGCCAAGCCCTACCCAGGGCCTGAGGCTACCAGCCGTGCACCCCCTGCCCTCATCTATGCCTTGGTCACCGCTGGGCCCACCCTCACGGTGAGGCGTTGGGGTGGCCTTGGTCAGGCTGTGGGGTGGACCTCACAGGAGGCAGGAGGGctaggtggagggggttagaaggccAGAAAGAGCACGCCTTGGTCTTGCCCACAGATCCTGCTGGGGGAACTGGCACGTGCCTTTTTCCCTGCACCACCCTCTGCCGTCCCCATCATTGGGGAAAGCACCATCGTTTCTGGGGCCTGTTGTCGTTTCAGCCCCCCACTGCGGAGGCTTGTCCGCTTCCTGGGTGAGTGATGTGGCCAAGGGTCAACCCTATAGTAATGAGCGGGAGCAGAGACAGAAGGAGGAGGGCCCAGCTCAGCCATAATAACCCCAGGGGGAAGAGGGCCCAAGATTGCCATGATGGGGTCTTCAGGGGCAAGAGGGACTTGAGTTCAGGCCAGACATAATGGAGGTTCCAGGGGCATGGGTGGGGCCTAGCCTGGCCAGGAGGACAACTGTAGGAGGAGGATCCAAAAATGTCATAAGGTGAGTGTCAGGCAGAAAAGGGGGACATAAGTTTAGGCCAACACAATGGGGTCCTGGGGCAGGGAGATGGGGTCCCAGCAATAATGGGTGGCCCTGTGGTAGATAAATGGAGATCCAGCTTAGACTTACTAGGGTCCCAAGGGGGAGCGTGATCAGCCCAGAAATGCCACTGGGGTGGTCCTAGGAACAGGGGCATGGGCCCAATCCTGATGTAATAATGGGGGGGCTCACTCCTGGTAGTGGCGCTCCTAGAGGGACAGAGGCCCCATATACCATAAATGAGGGTTCTAGGAGTAGGAAACCCAGAGTGCCATCATGGTGGTCCCAAGGGGAAAGGGGGACCTTGGCCCAGCTATAATGGGGAACAGCGTTGGAGGTCCCAAGTATGCTTTAACAGCAATCACAGGAACAGGGAGACGAGGGGCCCAGTGAGCCATAAGGGGGTTCTCAGGAGGAGGCCTTTGGGACATCAGGCCCCCAGGCATGGACTCCCTCTTCCACCCCCTAGGGGTCTATGCCTTTGGCCTCTTCACAACGACCATCTTCGCCAACGCGGGGCAGGTGGTGACCGGCAACCCCACGCCGCATTTTCTGTCAGTCTGCCGCCCCAACTACACAGCTCTGGGCTGCCCGCCGCCCTCGCCTGACCGGCCAGGGCCCGACCGCTTTGTCACCGACCAGGGTGCTTGCGCCGGCAGCCCCAGTCTCGTGGCCGCAGCACGTCGAGCCTTCCCCTGCAAGGACGCGGCCCTCTGCGCCTACGCCGTTACCTACACCGCGGTGAGCCTCGGGTGCTGCCGGGCTCAGCCAGGGGTGCCGGCGCCAACGGGCTGTAGCACCGGAGGCCACTAGGGCTGGAGCCTCTGATTTCTATGGGGAGTGTGGCCACGCCTGGGCGCTGTGACACCACCCCCAGGGCGGAGGCTGCCCActtgtagattctgactcctctCGAATCCTGGCCACACCCCCGAGTCAGTCTGTTGCCGAATTCTTGGCTGCTGTTACTTGGTGTCCCCAAGATAGTAATGCCACGCCCCAGAAAGGCTGGTGGCTCTGACCTGTGGGATCAATCCAAATCCATAGGGAGCCAGTCTCCACCTCCTGGAGCCTGGCATCATGCCCTCATGGTGCTGCAGGTCCTGGATATTGGCTGGCAGAATAGGTGAGTGGGCCTTTGAAGCCGCCCCACTGGAGCTCttgccgcccccccccccgcaggGCCTTGACCCTGACCTTTGTCGTTTTGGCCACACCCTTGGCTTGCTTGACAGTGCTAGAACTTTGAGACTGTATCGCCTGCTTTCCCTGGCTGTACAGGTCCCCTCTTGCTTTGACTCCTTTTTCTGTCACCTGATGCTCCTAGCCCAGAGGCCTGGTGGGGCTTGCACCTCCTGGAGCTCCTGGATCTGCCCCCTTTGGATCTGACTCAATTCTCTGGTGTCTGTGGCCACATCCTAACTCAGCAAGCGTCCTTCCCCATCTGTGACTTTGTCCCTGAACTTTTGTCATCTGTGGCTCCATTTGCTGGAGCCCCTGGCCATGCCCTCCAGCCCCACGAGGAGTTTGGGGCTCTGGCCAGTACCCTGAGCCCAGAATTTGGTGTCCACTTGGGTTTGGTGACTGTGCCTCCAAGAGCACTAGCCCCCTGACCCACTCCCTCCCCTGCAGATGTATGTGACTCTCGTATTCCGCGTGAAGGGCTCCCGCCTAGTCAAGCCCTCGCTCTGTCTGGCCCTGCTGTGCCCTGCCTTCCTGGTTGGCGTAGTCCGTGTGGCGGAGTACCGGAACCACTGGTCCGACGTGCTGGCAGGCTTCCTAACTGGAGCAGCCATTGCCACCTTCCTGGTGAGTCCCCATCAGCTCCCAGACCCAAGAGACAGGACTACAGGACGGTTAAGAGTGTggactctgtgaccttgggcaagtcccttaacTTTACTGTGCCTACATGTTCTCACCTGTCAAATGGGATGATAGGATG
This region includes:
- the PLPPR2 gene encoding phospholipid phosphatase-related protein type 2 isoform X1 — protein: MAGGRPQLKRSFSIIPCFVFVESVLLGIVVLLAYRLEFTDTFPVHTQGFFCYDSTYAKPYPGPEATSRAPPALIYALVTAGPTLTILLGELARAFFPAPPSAVPIIGESTIVSGACCRFSPPLRRLVRFLGVYAFGLFTTTIFANAGQVVTGNPTPHFLSVCRPNYTALGCPPPSPDRPGPDRFVTDQGACAGSPSLVAAARRAFPCKDAALCAYAVTYTAMYVTLVFRVKGSRLVKPSLCLALLCPAFLVGVVRVAEYRNHWSDVLAGFLTGAAIATFLVTCVVHNFQSRLPSGRRLSPWENLGQAPTMDSPLEKLSVAQEPETCRPHSTPARLTPSKPQNCTRRGHLIPSCVSSRAPAMCSSPRVPRPRLRSEPTPLPLPLPLPAPTPIQGPSPSSPGPGGPGGGGGRGRKLLLPTPLLRDLYTLGGLYSSPFHRDNFSPYLFASRDHLL
- the PLPPR2 gene encoding phospholipid phosphatase-related protein type 2 isoform X2 — translated: MAGGRPQLKRSFSIIPCFVFVESVLLGIVVLLAYRLEFTDTFPVHTQGFFCYDSTYAKPYPGPEATSRAPPALIYALVTAGPTLTILLGELARAFFPAPPSAVPIIGESTIVSGACCRFSPPLRRLVRFLGVYAFGLFTTTIFANAGQVVTGNPTPHFLSVCRPNYTALGCPPPSPDRPGPDRFVTDQGACAGSPSLVAAARRAFPCKDAALCAYAVTYTAMYVTLVFRVKGSRLVKPSLCLALLCPAFLVGVVRVAEYRNHWSDVLAGFLTGAAIATFLVTCVVHNFQSRLPSGRRLSPWENLGQAPTMDSPLEKNLKPAGRIRHRHGSPHPSRRTAPAVAT